A segment of the Candidatus Epulonipiscium sp. genome:
TAGACTGATGATTAAGAATGTACTCAAGGCCGATAGAAAACAAGGAAATCCCTACGCATAAATGAGAAGGTATAAAAATAAATTGATTTTTAAATTTACTTCTATTATATAGATAAAGAAGAAAAAAAGAAATGATTATAGAAAGTATAATAATAGGTAAAGCATGTGAGTAGCACCAGGTTACATTATAATCTACATAATCAAGTCCAAAGGTTAAACAAAAAGTGGTAATACCCATACCTAGTATGGAGTAGTAATGGTTTTTTATGTAGCCAAAAAGGAGAAAAACATAAAACCAGGAAGAAATAACACTTATAATGCTATACTTTATTGCATATTGACTTATATTAATGAATGAATTAATAGCCATTAAAATGAATACTGCACTAAATATTAAAATAGATAAAGTAAAAAATATTTGATTTTTGACTTTAAGTATTTTTTCATAATATATATTTTCGGCCTCGGGGAATTTTGATTCTTCTAAAAAAATTCATTCTCTTCTGTTGTCTTAGGCACAGGGAAAGTGCAAAGAGGACAATTTTTAACTCTATAATCCAGCTCAACACCGCATTTTGGACAGTAAGGCATAGTATCACTCCCTATTTGTTTCTATTTTAACGGGGATATTCATTCTTCGAATTTTGCGAAAGAATATTTTTTCTATTTCGGTAGCTTTGGTTAAACTTCCAAAGGAAATATAAATTTTATCTCTATAACTTATTACCCCCGCCTTTATTATGTTTCCACGGCTAGGAGGAGGATAAAACTCGAATCTTTCTATTAAAGATTCAATTGATTTCGGCATAGTTATGGGACCAAGGTTAGAAATACTTGTTGTATAATTTCTCTCAGCATATTTATTATAAAGAGTGGGCATCAACATATTCTTAATAAAAAGGGGAGTTAATCGTATAAAAAATGATTTCTCGTTCTTTATGTTTTTATGAATATGTTGATTAAAATGTTTTTTATTTATACTCATTTCCATATGACCACGAATATAATTTAAAATTTCATCAAAGGAATATATACCTAGGCGAAAGTCTAGTTGGGGAGTAATGCTTATAAAAAAGTTTCTCATAGTTTTGGAAGGAAAAAATTTTCTGAGGTTTACCGGTACATTCATAACTACTGGATATAACTTTTTAATATTGTTTTGATGGATATATTCTTGAATCGTATCTAAATACAAAGCTAGTAAAAATTGAGTTAGTGAAGCATTATGATGTTTAGCCATGGCAATTATAGTGTCCACAGGTATAATGCCGGTTATGATATTGTATTCTCCTTTGGAGTTTAATGGAAAGGGAAAGTGAAAGGCTTTTTTTAATTTGGGGGGAAGTGGTATGCCCTTCCTATAATACCTAAGAAAGGCATCTTCCACTTCTTCTTTATCTAAAACATGTTTTAATCCCGTTTTAACTCCAAGAAGCCCAAAGTACTCTATAAGGAGAGATTGGAGGAATGTTATGACTCCTGTTCCATCTGTAATACTATGGGATATTTCAATGCTTATTTTATTTCTATAGTACAATACCCTAAATGGAAAGGATTTCTTTCTTTTATATAACATAAACATACAGGGATAGAAAGTCTCCTTTTGAACCGTGGGATAATTCTCAGTATGTTCATAGTAATACCAAAAAAGACCTCGTTTAAGATTTACCTTGTAGTAGGGGAAACTATCTATTATATTTGTTAATGCCTCTTGAAGGATATCTGGTTTTATTAATTTGTATAGGGTAGCAGAAACGCGAAATACAGTAGACACCCTAGTAGAAGTGATAGAAGGGTAAAGTTTCCCTGCATTATCTAGCCTATACCAAGTTTTTGATTTTTGTTTCATATATATCACCAATCCGAGCATTTATTAATACGTTAAATTACTCTGTTTTAATTGCACTTAAAGCCGATAACTTCATGGCCCTTCTAGCTGGAAAGTACCCTGCAACCATTCCAATTAAACTACTAAAGATTAAGGAGGCACCTAAGAGCCAAAAGGGTATAACGGAAACATAAGTTTTTACTCCTTCTTCCGGGGGACCTGTAAACATATCCCCTAATAATCCTCCGGAACTAAAGCGATTAAGTAAGAATGAGATAAGCAGGCTTATAAGTAGTCCTAATAATCCACCAATAAAACCTATCATTGCTGCTTCTATCAAAAACATTTTTCTGATATCCGTAAGCAGGGCACCTATAACTTTCATAACACCTATTTCTCTTGTTCTTTCATATATCGACATAATCATTGTATTGGTTATGCCTAAGGCAGCAACCAGCAGGGAAACTGCACCAATACCTCCTAGTACCATTTGGATTCCCTTAAACATATTTTTAACTTCTTTTAAACCGTCAGACATACTATAAGCTTCAAAACCCATAGCCCTTATTTCTTCTAAAACCCCATCAACCTGATGAACGTTCTCAACTTTAACTTTGACATTTTGATAGGTAAATTCTTTAGTACCCTTTTTTTTCGGGATTTTTTGTCCTTGGGCAGCCTGTAACTTTTCTTCATAATCCCTTTGGGCAAGAATAAGCTTCTTAACGGTATCGGTAGGCATATAGCATCGATAACTGGTTTCATAATTTTTTTCTTCCATTATACCTACTACAGTTGCTTTAATAGGTCTAGGAGGCTTAACAATAGGTTTTGGGGCATTCTTTTCTCCGTAATTATGATCAGGTGAGATTTTTACTGTTTGGTTGAGCATATCAAAAGGAGCTTCTTGCCCTCCATCATATCCACCGTAAAATCTTCCATCAGTATATCCTATTTTACGAAAGTTCATGGCAACTTGTGTGCCCGCAATGATAACATTGCGATCATCGGCGGTAAAAGTTCTTCCACGGTCTACATTATATCCAAGCTTAGACATTGCTTCGGGGGTAATTCCTTCTATTTCAATATACCCCTTATATTTTCCGATTATGCTGGGGATATATAGGGAGACAGAGGGAATCACCATCTCTACACTGGTTATAGTTTCCATTTGTTTTAAATCTTCTTCGGAAATAGAAGGTTCAGTAGTATGAGAAGTCATATTGCCCCAATTAGGCCAAACATTTATTATGGATAAATCACCCCAACGTTTCATGGAATTTTCTAGGTTTAGATTCATTGCAAAACCTAAGGAAAGCATAAGTACAATAGAACCAGTCCCTATGATAACTCCTAATATGGTTAAAGAAGTACGCAGCTTTCGCCGCCATAGATTCCTTATACTCATTAATACCAGATCAAGATTATTCATCTAAGCTCATCTCATTTCTTTTGCGCTTTTTCATAATTATGATAATAGTTGCAGCAGCTAAGGCAAGTCCTAGTACAACTCCTATCCATGTAATGGGGTTTTTATAAAAAGGTTTTTGCTGATTTTCTATTTCTGGAGGCATCATACCCATACCATCAGGTCCCATTTCCATTTCGTCAAAAGAAGGGGCATCCATAACCAGCATTGTAAAGGACAGTCTTTGTTCTTGTTTTTCCCCTGTAATTTCTTCATAAATCACCACCAATTCGCCGCTGCATTCTCCAGGCTGTGTTGGGATAACGATTCCTTCATAATACTCTTCGCTTCCTTGTACAAAATTACCTACAAAGAAATTGGCATCTTCTTTTTCAAAGGGGCCTTCAACAGTTACCATGAGGTTTTTTATATTGGTTCTACCAGTATTAAAAATTTGCGAAATAACACTAATGGGCCTACCAATCATTGCCTCTCCATCGATCCTAACTTCCCCAACATCTATTTGGGTGCTTTGCTGTACGGGAATTCCAATTTTTGCTACCTCCGTGTAGGGCTCTCCTATAGAGTCCTCATACTCCATTTCTACTGTTACCTCGTAAGTTTTGGGATTGGCATCGGGAACAGTGTACATACGAACATTTTTCAAGACAGTTTCTCCCGGATTTATTTCTGCAAGATAAAACATATTACTTTGTCCACTAACAGGGGTAAAGACAGTGCCAGTATCCTGAGTTGTGTTGTCTGCACCTTTTTCATTTATGGTTAATACGGCTTTCATATTTTCCACTGTTTTGCTGCTATGGGTATTTGTAAAGCCTATACTTAAATCAAATTCTTGACCCGCCCTTACGATTTGTGGTTCTACAGTATATTCTCCAATAATAATCCTAGGTTTGCTCTTTGCATTACTTTTATCTCCTGCCACATTTATACCGACATATTGGCTAAAGGTGGCCACCCCTGCTCCTTGATAGGGTATGTATTCTACCTTAATTTCTATTGGATAATTACGATATTCAGCATCACTGCCTGCCCAAAAAACTGCAGAAAAGTTCTTTTTAGCTCCTGCATTAAAATTATTAATGGCATAGATGCTCTGGGATTTAGGCTTTAGAATTTCTCCGCCATCCAATGTAATTTTAACACTTTTAGCAGGGTATTTTGAGTTATTAATTAAGGAAAAGCTAACATTAAAATCTTCCCCCGTACCCACGGAATTGCCTGGAGTAACAATATTCTCTATAGATAATTCTGATAAGCCCAAGGTTTTTCCGTCTAAGGATACGAAAATTTCCTGGGTACTTTTTTGAATTTCTGTTGTACCATCGGAATAGGTATATTCGATGGTTAAGGGCTCAATATTTCCTTCCAAGGTTCCCGAAGCTAGCACCTTAAATTGCGTAGTTTTTGTTTCCCCTACTTTAATAGAAGGGATATAGGAAGTATTACTACCTTCAACTACTGTAAGTCCATCCTTTTTTAAGCCTGAAAGAGAAATTTCTACATTACTGGCAGGAGATTGCCCTTTATTAGTTGCAGTTATCTCTAGAGAGGCTGGTTTTCCTGGAGAAATTGGAGAGTTACTTTTAACTCCAAATTGAATTCTAGCAGGCATTTGGGTGTTTAGAACTTTTACATAAACCGTATCTTTATTTTCAAATTCATCGTCGGAGGAATTTGTGTACTTATATTTTATAGTAATAGGATATAGACCTGGTTTTGCAGTTCTATCCACTTGAATACCAAAGCTTAAATGATTGACACCTTCTCTATTTATTGAAGAGAAGTGTAGTTTTTCTAAGTCTTTTATTAAAATTGGAATTTGTACTCCCTCTTTGTTTGCTTCGACCGTAATTGTTAGATTTTTAGCAGTAAATCCTCCGGCGTTTACAAATGGGAGATTTACTTTTTTATATTCCCCTGCCCCTAACTCAACTATTTCATCGTTTACAAGGGAAATACGAGGCTGATACTTCTTGGTATCTACAACGATAATAGAATCATCAAGGGTTTTACTCCCTTCTATGGTACCTGTCGTGGTTGTGACAGCGCCGCTTTCTGTTTTTTCGGCATATTTTATACTATAACTGATTGTTCTATTACCGCCACCTTTATACTCTAATTTTCTTATGATAGAAATGTCTTCAACTCCGGGAGCCAAATCAAAACCTAGAGTAGTACTTCCTAGGCATTTATACCCATCCATAAATTCGATTGATTGTAAACGAACCTCTCTTTCGCTATTTGATGAATTGTTAACAGTAATTTCTATGTTCAGAACATCCCCAGAATCTAATTTACCGCTAGGCACAATGACTTCTTTAACCCAAGTACTCAATTCTATATTAGCGGCATGTAGGATATTAGAAGGTAAAAAATTAAAACAAAACACAAAAATATATATAATCGTTAAAAATTTATTCAGCTTTTTCATAAATTAGTTCCATCCCCTTATCTGATTTTTCTCCTATGGATATGATTTCCCCATCCCTCATATGTATCAATCTATCAGCGTAATCAGAGATTTCAGTGTCATGAGAAACAACAACCATAGTTTGATTATG
Coding sequences within it:
- a CDS encoding ABC transporter permease: MNNLDLVLMSIRNLWRRKLRTSLTILGVIIGTGSIVLMLSLGFAMNLNLENSMKRWGDLSIINVWPNWGNMTSHTTEPSISEEDLKQMETITSVEMVIPSVSLYIPSIIGKYKGYIEIEGITPEAMSKLGYNVDRGRTFTADDRNVIIAGTQVAMNFRKIGYTDGRFYGGYDGGQEAPFDMLNQTVKISPDHNYGEKNAPKPIVKPPRPIKATVVGIMEEKNYETSYRCYMPTDTVKKLILAQRDYEEKLQAAQGQKIPKKKGTKEFTYQNVKVKVENVHQVDGVLEEIRAMGFEAYSMSDGLKEVKNMFKGIQMVLGGIGAVSLLVAALGITNTMIMSIYERTREIGVMKVIGALLTDIRKMFLIEAAMIGFIGGLLGLLISLLISFLLNRFSSGGLLGDMFTGPPEEGVKTYVSVIPFWLLGASLIFSSLIGMVAGYFPARRAMKLSALSAIKTE